From Triticum aestivum cultivar Chinese Spring chromosome 7B, IWGSC CS RefSeq v2.1, whole genome shotgun sequence:
GTTTCTCCTCACTAATGAATGATTTCCAAATTGAGAAAATTTACAATTAACTACACATTTTATAGTTGAGAAAATGGTGATCTTTATCTTCTCTATCTGGTTGAGCAGTAGACGAACTGCAACAGGTTGAGCGCGCTAAGAGCAGCCATGAACCAGTAGAAGTAGTCGAGGTGGCCTTGGTCGAGGTTGTCCGGGATCCACCCCATGGCCGATGCGACGGCGCCGAGAAGGGCGGAGTTGAGGTGGCTGCCGCCAGCGATGGCGAGCTGCGCAAGCTCCGCGCCCAGGCTCTTCATGGACCCTGGGGACTGGTCGTAGAAGAACTCGAGCATGCCGATGCTGGTGAACACCTCGGCCGCGCCCAGCACGAAGTAGCACGGCGCCGGCCACATGATGCTCATCAACGTCTCTGGCACAGCTGCCAGACGCCTCGTCTCGATCAACGCGGCGTACGCCATGGCGGCTGTGGATAGTGCGAGGCCGGAGGGAGCAACAAGCAACAAATACATCCCTTTTTCTCCATATGTTGCTTTGTGTAATCAGTTCCTTAAGGAATAACCAAGCACTCTAGTGAACCAAATTACTTGCTTAATCTGCATTTTCTTTCCAAGAAAACCTTGTTCGGCCAATTATTATAGGTAGATGTATGTGTTCTCTTACCAATTGCAGCGAGCTAGATTCTGCTGGTCTTTGATTTCGtacctacactagtagaaaacagggctttggtccaggcctggttagcccattagtcccggttcagtcatgaaccgggactaatgtgagcattggtcccggttcatgcggcaaaggcattagtcccagttcaaatgggacctttagtcccggttggtgccacgaaccggtactaatgggtgc
This genomic window contains:
- the LOC123159439 gene encoding protein NRT1/ PTR FAMILY 8.3-like, coding for MAYAALIETRRLAAVPETLMSIMWPAPCYFVLGAAEVFTSIGMLEFFYDQSPGSMKSLGAELAQLAIAGGSHLNSALLGAVASAMGWIPDNLDQGHLDYFYWFMAALSALNLLQFVYCSTR